One Ranitomeya variabilis isolate aRanVar5 chromosome 5, aRanVar5.hap1, whole genome shotgun sequence DNA window includes the following coding sequences:
- the LOC143775928 gene encoding uncharacterized protein LOC143775928 — protein sequence MESIRSTIKLLFPNCMMGGIDLKDAYYHLPIHNRYQKFLRVAVKINNEVHHFQYVALPFGLSTAPRIFTKIMLEGLGWIINTDKSRLTPLSRQAFLGFHLDSISQKCLLPQVKIPLIRHKVLAAINNPRISLRQAMSLLGSLISCIPAVRWAQHHTRTLQHQVLQEDKRLLGHLNAKITLSQEVLTSLEWWLDSNHLMSGVPWVITPSHTITTDASPHGWGAHMGNDYCQGSWSIEESCSSSNFKELNAVKYALYHFLPQLRGKDVRVLSDNTTTVAYLNCQGGTRSETLMSSATEILNLAERHLASLTALHIRGANNQQADFLSRHTLRQGEWCLNQQIFLDIVSLWGRPQIDLFATRRNRKVQRFASLSPADHPDILDALQAPWQFSLAYAFPPIILLPQVIRKIREEGARIVLIAPFWPKRPWFSWLQTMSVSDPWVLPSTPNLLFQGPFFHPQVDNLHLTAWNLRGRC from the exons atggaatccattagatccaccataaagctcctcttcccaaactgtatgatggggggcattgatctaaaagatgcatattatcatctccctattcataacagataccagaaattcctcagggtggcagtaaaaatcaacaacgaggttcatcATTTCCAATATGTGGCcctgcccttcggcctctcaacagcgccgaggatcttcaccaagataatgctagag ggcctgggctggataatcaataccgacaaatccagactcactccactttcccgtcaagcgttcttggggttccatttagactctatatctcaaaagtgtcttctgccacaggtaaaaattccgctgatcagacacaaagtcctagccgcaataaacaatccacgtatatccctaagacaggctatgtcattattagggtctcttatctcttgtatacctgcagtaagatgggctcaacaccacactagaacactgcaacatcaagttttacaagaGGATAAACGGTTATTGGGtcacctaaatgcaaaaataacattatctcaggaggttttaacatccttagagtggtggctagactcaaaccatttgatgagtggggttccatgggtaataacgccatctcataccataaccactgacgccagtcctcatggatggggcgctcatatggggaatgattattgccagggatcatggagcatagaggaaagctgcagctcctctaacttcaaagaactaaatgctgtaaagtacgccttataccatttcctcccacagcttcgggggaaagacgtcagagtcctgtccgacaacaccaccaccgtGGCGTATCTAAACtgtcaaggaggtacgcgatcagagactctgatgtcttctgctacggaaattttaaatctagcagaaagacatctagcatcccttactgcgctgcacataagaggagcaaacaACCAGcaggcggactttctaagtcgacacaccctaagacaaggagagtggtgtctaaaccagcaaatTTTCCTGGACAtagtatctctttggggccgtcctcagatagatctcttcgccacaagaagaaacagaaaagttcagagattcgcctccctatctccagcggatcatccggacattctggacgctctccaagccccctggcagttcagtctggcgtacgcatttcctccgatcatattgctacctcaagttatacgcaaaatcagggaAGAAGGAGCGAGAATTgttctgatagctccattctggcccaagagaccatggttttcatggctacagaccatgtcggtctcagatccttgggtcctcccctcaacgcccaatcttctcttccaaggtccgtttttccaccctcaggtggacaatcttcacctgacggcctggaacttgagaggcagatgctaa